In the Acropora muricata isolate sample 2 chromosome 10, ASM3666990v1, whole genome shotgun sequence genome, one interval contains:
- the LOC136888143 gene encoding uncharacterized protein yields MNAPPEVIFPTYDDSSFTTTPLPPVPNITCDQYDSTDDVDTGHKSDADGDIDNDMDDEDMDPSWKLSDAEQFLSDDVRKVEPSEDDFKESTPHTEKKFLVFGSCLFELLKRCPECGDVIIKRKNKTSGTMLLVELTCHSGHTKTWESQPVVKRKPLGNLLLAAAILFTGNTFSSISNLASCLNLQFFCERVFYDTQRKYLFPVVNEAWQAESNRQIDILTSKPVVNLEGDGRCDSPGHCAKYGTYTLMDEDTGNVVAFNVVQVSEVSSSNAMEKEGFTRSIEMLEGKGVNITRVATDRHVSIASCMSRDYPHISHQYDVWHLSKWVVKKLTNKAKQKGCEQLAPWIQSISNHLWWSAATCDGSVQMLREKWKSVLDHVSNRHKWSGNSLFHQCCHRRISSSEAKKICWIKPGTPAHLALEEVVLNNKLLKDVAKLTDFCHTGKIEVYHSMMLKYCSKREHFSYKGMVARTQLAALDNNANTGRKQARIKEGERASEARYKLCFPKANKRWVVKPINEKKSFQYLSGLLSEVVKRVELGNAVIPAMPVHLPKNIASKPAPIVADAIKQHRSRFNR; encoded by the coding sequence ATGAATGCACCCCCAGAAGTAATTTTTCCAACCTACGATGACAGCAGTTTCACAACAACTCCCTTACCTCCTGTACCTAATATAACGTGTGATCAGTATGACTCTACCGATGATGTTGATACTGGTCACAAAAGTGATGCAGATGGTGACATTGATAATGACATGGATGATGAAGACATGGACCCCAGCTGGAAATTATCTGATGCCGAACAGTTCCTATCAGATGATGTTAGGAAGGTGGAGCCATCTGAAGATGACTTTAAAGAGTCCACTCCtcacactgaaaaaaaatttctggtCTTTGgttcatgtctttttgaacTTCTCAAAAGATGCCCAGAATGTGGGGATGTCATCATCAAGCGGAAGAACAAAACTTCTGGTACTATGTTACTAGTTGAACTGACTTGCCATAGTGGCCATACAAAAACATGGGAATCCCAACCAGTTGTAAAAAGGAAACCTCTTGGAAACCTATTGTTAGCAGCAGCTATACTTTTTACAGGTAACACCTTTTCAAGTATCAGTAACCTTGCCTCATGTCTCAACCTTCAATTCTTTTGTGAACGTGTTTTTTATGACACACAAAGGAAGTATTTGTTCCCAGTTGTTAACGAAGCATGGCAGGCTGAGAGCAATAGGCAAATTGACATACTTACCTCCAAGCCAGTGGTTAACCTAGAAGGGGATGGGAGATGCGATAGCCCTGGTCATTGTGCCAAGTATGGTACTTATACATTGATGGATGAGGACACAGGAAATGTAGTGGCATTCAATGTTGTCCAAGTCAGTGAGGTGTCCTCATCTAATGCAATGGAGAAAGAGGGCTTCACCAGATCCATTGAAATGTTGGAGGGGAAGGGAGTTAACATCACCAGAGTAGCAACAGACCGCCACGTTTCCATTGCCAGCTGCATGTCCAGGGACTACCCACACATTAGTCATCAATATGATGTATGGCATCTGTCCAAGTGGGTAGTCAAAAAGCTGACAAACAAGGCTAAGCAAAAGGGTTGTGAGCAGTTGGCCCCATGGATACAGTCCATCTCCAACCACCTATGGTGGTCTGCTGCAACATGTGATGGCAGTGTACAGATGTTACGGGAAAAGTGGAAGTCAGTGTTGGATCATGTCAGCAACAGGCATAAATGGTCTGGAAACTCCCTTTTCCATCAGTGCTGCCACAGACGCATTTCTTCCTCTGAAGCTAAGAAGATCTGTTGGATCAAGCCAGGTACACCAGCTCACTTAGCCTTGGAGGAAGTGGTTCTAAACAATAAGCTTTTGAAAGATGTGGCTAAACTGACTGACTTCTGTCACACTGGCAAAATCGAGGTGTATCACTCTATGATGCTAAAGTATTGCTCAAAACGGGAGCATTTCTCCTACAAAGGCATGGTTGCCAGGACACAGCTTGCTGCTCTTGACAACAATGCAAACACTGGCCGCAAGCAAGCTCGGATTAAGGAAGGTGAACGGGCAAGTGAGGCTCGCTACAAACTCTGTTTCCCTAAGGCAAACAAACGTTGGGTGGTCAAGCCAATTAATGAGAAGAAGTCATTTCAGTATTTATCAGGTTTGCTTTCTGAAGTTGTCAAGCGCGTTGAGCTCGGGAATGCAGTGATACCGGCCATGCCAGTTCACCTACCAAAAAACATTGCCTCCAAACCTGCACCAATTGTGGCGGATGCAATAAAACAGCACCGCTCAAGATTTAACAgatga
- the LOC136930578 gene encoding NLR family CARD domain-containing protein 3-like translates to MLCPFPWCEDELQYKLENIFTTLQILSKTKERSRLTDVAVNMTDVFKPHAECENPRVVLVEGNPAMGKTTFCQKLAHDWSLSRIPSDSWFPKVEILLLLKCRDMNVGIANILEAIDDQLLPKDVEISEKENFLSFIHNNQSRILLVLDGLDELKNKDLLLPLIQGKVLSNIYLLLTARPEMGARVRRYCDSLLQIVGYTKGDATSYIEKYFRNHSDPSLAKKLKDELAVNDELKELTSSPMNTALLCLLCEETDGIFPTKQTELYECLVSCAIRRYFAKRGVDLGDDDPSERCREQLNQLGKIAFEALLKDRLYFSKEEMRSENALQLYFVTREPSRSKIKPTESYAFTHKTFQEYFAAFYLRNQVLTCGKESEALLLNLSPLDNWQVWKFLFQLVVAKKDCERAVFLVSCLGAAPLGHATPKPKNDITRTTRFKSPRELFSDNFVRHELFHVQYEGIVENALDLIGEWEDFPGQLNDFEKKMAVKLAACIPLEECALNTPTTRQLLTFSEYWKGSSTLTKLDLRLYDENFLNVDIKALAQTLHNNCLLTYLNLNFQRDGDEIAVALSEALESNNTLTHLCFIVDAEPGDPIGELGASALARALKKNSTLKCLLLGPNSIGDIGAIAFADALQTNSALTQLGLGGGNGIGDLGIEAICKALQFNHVITHLDLRVNTTGDSGAEALAGALQSPATQLSHLDLQGCKITSLGVKSLAGAFKINRSLTYLSLEASDISCSTAALAEAIRLNRTLTHLDLSRNDISDLGTEVICEALQSNHVMTQLILGGNIIGDSGAVPLAEALKSPVTQLSYLYLERCHITSLGVDILAGALQTNRSLTHLSLAGSSISCSVTALADALQFNRTLTHLDLRQNQISYTGAIQLAQTLLDKNNTLAFLDLMFCSISAEGKVKLADRERCVIRWFSHTNFIREYLLDVCPELKAIDSESGDSINGTSILF, encoded by the coding sequence ATGTTATGTCCATTTCCatggtgtgaagatgaactACAATACAAGCTGGAGAACATTTTTACCACACTACAGATTCTGAGTAAGACAAAGGAAAGATCAAGGCTGACAGATGTCGCTGTTAATATGACAGATGTCTTCAAACCCCACGCGGAATGCGAGAATCCACGAGTAGTGCTAGTTGAGGGTAACCCAGCTATGGGCAAAACTACATTCTGTCAGAAGCTTGCCCATGATTGGTCCTTAAGTCGAATTCCATCGGATAGTTGGTTTCCTAAGGTGGAAATACTGCTTTTGTTGAAATGTCGCGATATGAACGTGGGAATCGCGAACATCCTTGAAGCGATCGATGATCAGCTTCTACCAAAAGATGTtgaaataagtgaaaaagaaaacttcctCTCTTTCATTCACAATAATCAGTCCAGAATCTTACTGGTTCTTGATGGTCTAGATGAATTGAAGAACAAAGATCTACTCCTTCCCCTAATTCAAGGCAAAGTGTTATCCAACATTTATCTTCTGTTAACAGCTCGACCTGAAATGGGAGCGAGAGTGCGGCGATACTGTGACAGCCTTCTTCAAATTGTTGGCTACACGAAGGGTGATGCCACCAGCTACATTGAAAAGTATTTCCGCAATCACAGCGACCCAAGCCTTGCGAAGAAATTAAAGGATGAGTTAGCTGTCAATGATGAGCTCAAGGAATTGACTTCTAGTCCCATGAACACAGCTTTATTATGTCTTCTCTGCGAAGAAACAGATGGTATTTTTCCCACCAAACAAACGGAACTGTACGAATGTCTTGTCTCGTGTGCTATCAGAAGATACTTTGCAAAGAGGGGAGTTGACTTAGGTGACGATGATCCCTCTGAGAGATGCAGAGAGCAGCTGAATCAGTTAGGCAAGATAGCATTTGAGGCTTTGTTAAAGGATCGTCTTTATTTCAGCAAAGAAGAAATGAGGTCGGAAAATGCTCTGCAGTTGTACTTTGTTACGCGTGAACCAAGTAGAAGCAAGATTAAACCAACCGAAAGCTATGCATTTACTCACAAGACATTTCAAGAGTATTTCGCTGCGTTTTATTTGAGAAATCAGGTGTTAACGTGCGGCAAGGAAAGCGAGGCGCTGCTATTGAATTTGAGTCCTTTGGACAATTGGCAAGTGTGGAAGTTTCTATTTCAATTGGTGGTAGCAAAGAAGGACTGCGAAAGGGCAGTCTTCCTCGTTTCATGTCTCGGTGCTGCTCCTTTAGGTCACGCAACGCCTAAGCCAAAGAATGACATCACGAGAACCACGAGGTTCAAAAGTCCCCGGGAGCTTTTTTCGGATAATTTTGTCAGGCATGAATTATTTCATGTACAATACGAAGGCATTGTAGAGAATGCTCTTGATCTTATTGGTGAATGGGAAGATTTTCCCGGGCAACTTAATGATTTCGAAAAGAAAATGGCAGTCAAACTTGCGGCATGCATTCCCTTGGAGGAGTGCGCGTTGAATACACCAACTACCCGCCAACTTCTCACTTTTTCAGAATATTGGAAAGGTAGCTCTACATTGACAAAGCTAGATTTGCGTTTATATGATGAAAACTTCTTAAATGTTGACATCAAGGCGTTAGCACAGACTCTTCACAACAACTGCCTGCTTACGTATCTGAATTTGAACTTTCAGCGCGATGGTGATGAAATTGCTGTGGCTTTGAGTGAAGCCTTGGAGTCTAATAACACACTAACCCACCTGTGTTTTATCGTTGATGCTGAACCTGGCGACCCAATCGGCGAATTAGGTGCGTCAGCATTGGCAAGAGCACTAAAGAAAAACAGCACATTGAAATGTTTACTTCTGGGACCCAATTCTATCGGGGATATAGGAGCAATAGCGTTTGCAGATGCTCTCCAGACAAACTCTGCGCTGACTCAGTTGGGTCTCGGTGGTGGCAATGGTATTGGTGATTTGGGAATAGAAGCGATTTGTAAAGCACTGCAGTTCAATCACGTGATTACCCATTTGGATCTACGTGTTAACACCACTGGGGATTCAGGAGCGGAAGCTTTGGCAGGAGCATTACAATCGCCAGCAACTCAGTTGTCCCATTTAGATCTTCAGGGTTGCAAGATCACTTCTCTGGGTGTAAAAAGCCTAGCAGGGGCTTTTAAAATCAATCGATCTCTGACGTATTTGAGCCTGGAAGCTTCAGATATTTCATGCTCAACCGCTGCGCTAGCTGAGGCGATACGATTGAACCGAACTCTGACTCACTTGGATCTCTCTAGGAATGATATCAGTGATTTAGGAACAGAAGTGATTTGTGAAGCACTGCAGTCCAATCACGTTATGACCCAGTTAATTCTAGGTGGTAACATAATTGGGGATTCAGGAGCAGTACCTTTGGCAGAAGCATTGAAATCGCCAGTCACACAGTTGTCCTATTTATATCTTGAAAGATGCCATATTACTTCCCTTGGGGTGGACATCCTTGCAGGGGCTCTTCAGACCAATCGGTCTCTGACGCATTTGAGCCTAGCAGGTTCAAGTATTTCGTGTTCAGTCACTGCGCTGGCTGATGCGCTACAGTTTAACCGAACTCTGACTCATTTGGATCTAAGACAGAACCAGATTAGCTATACAGGAGCTATACAACTGGCGCAAACTCTTTTGGACAAGAACAACACCTTGGCTTTTTTAGATTTGATGTTTTGTAGTATCAGTGCGGAAGGAAAAGTGAAATTGGCTGATAGGGAGAGATGTGTCATTCGTTGGTTTTCGCACACAAACTTCATCCGTGAGTACTTGCTAGACGTCTGTCCTGAGCTCAAAGCGATTGACTCTGAGAGTGGTGATTCTATAAATGGTACAAGTATCCTGTTCTAA